tatatatatatatatatatatatatatatatatatatatatatatatatatatatatatatatatatatatatatatatatatatatatatatatatatatatatatatatatatatatatatatatatatatatatatatatatatatatatatatatatatatatatatatatatatatatatatatatatatatatatatatatatatatatatatgcgtgttGGCTCCCAACACGTTGGTGCAAAGACTGGTGTTTCAGAGGATAAATGTCTCGGGTTCAGCCTGGGGGTGGCGATGAACTCCAAGCGGCGTTGTGAGGTTGTTGAGACCTCAGACAACTGTAACAAAAACTCCAACTTTGACTACTATTCAAGATCTggcacaaagacaacaacaacttctTCCATGTCCACTGCCACTGTGCCTCCTTCAACCACACCGACTacaactgccactaccacccctACGACCACCACGACTCCGCCTCCttcaacaacaactgcaactgCCACTACTACGACTCCACCtcctacaaccacaaccactgccactaccattcCCACGACTACCACGACTCCGCCTCCTTCAACCACACCAACTacaactgccactaccactgcaacGACCACCACGACTCCACCTGCTtcaaccacaaccactgccactactacgaCTCTGCCTCCTTCAACTACACCAACTACGCCAACGACTGTTACGACTCCGACTTCAACCACACCTCAGTCTTCTACCACTCTTACAACAGgtattgtaatgtgtgtgtgtgtgtgtgtgtgtgtgtgtgtgtgtgtgtgtgtgtgagagagagagagagagagagagagtgtgtgtgtgtgtgttctgagagCCAAATACTGCTTAAAAGTTCCAAGATCACGCGCGTCAGTCTCCACAGTGCTGGGGATGGTTGATTAGCGCAGCGGGGTAAGCAGTATCAAGCACCACGCTGGGCAAACACACGCCTCCTCCCAATCAATTGTTCtgccatgcttttttttttttcctatacaaGTTACTTTTACTATAACCAAaattaccttcattattttcctgtgCGTTGGGACGGTAACACTACAACACTACATCTAGCAGTTGGTGACACACTATCAAGACGTTTCCTGAGACCTTTCCTGATAAGTGTACGTACGTTGTGGAAATTTCACTGCCACACCGTTCCAACAATACTTGCTTAATTTCAAAGATTTCATTTCAAAGACTTCCTGTCCCAAATCATTTTCCGATGTACAAATAATATCTTAGAGAGAAAAGTAATTAATCAACTATTCTTCTGCAGCGAGTTCTGCTGTCCTGCTTGAGGCACAAACGGATGAGGTGGTGACAGGAATACAAACAGACAACAGTAAAAAGATTTTGACAGATCTCATGACGCAGCAGCTGCAGTGGGTCGGCTCAGAGTACAGTAAGTTGGAGGGAGAGCAGTGTGACGCCAATGGTGCCATCACCGCCACGCTGAGTGATACCTCCAAATTCTGGTGTGAGTAAAGCCTACAGTACAATTATGTAGTAGCATATGCACCACTGTTATGCTCCCCACCTTGGTctgccacacacctgcctcatCCACCCTCATgctcacacacacgtaatgtGACAATCCCATGCTGATTCTGTTCGTTCACTATGTCCATCtaatttattacacacacacacacacacacacacacacacacacacacacacacacacacacacgcaagcgagcgagtgaatatatatatatatatatatatatatatatatatatatatatatatatatatatatatatatatatatatatatatatccaggcAGGCCAATAAGTGGCAGCGTGTCCATCAGCGACTGTTCCGATGAGAAAGTTAGTTCCTCCACCAAAAAGAGCAACTGTCCCGCTGATCACGTGGGCGTAGCAGTGTCCCCGGGCAGCTCCTGGGCATACATCAAGTGCTGCCGACTGACTACATAATTTATGTAAGTGTATGATTTCCTAATAGCAAAGTTCACAGTTTTGAGATGGCTCTAGAGAATGTCAGAAAGTTTTGAATTTGTAGCACACATGGTGAAAATAGTGATAGCTGGTCCAGAAATGCGTGGTCACTTCTAGTCACTGTCCATGTAAATTTCTATGTGCTCTCTTACTCTcatctaactcctctgactataaagAATTCTCTGAATCCTTAAATCCCGAAGTGAAACATATTCTGACCCTATCTCCTTTCGTAAAGATTTCCATTTTAAGAgacttcaatgttcaccacgAGCTTtgactttcctcccttcactgaccatgcTTATGAACAAGCTTTTacctttgctatcctccatgatctAGAGCGACTGGTGCAACACAATATTCGTATTCTTGACCGTCTTGAAGATAAGCTCATCATTCTTGATCCTTTCCTCACCTAAATCcatctgcttatgctgttactctATCTTTGTCGGGCTCTTCCGATCACAATGTCATATCTGTGTACTgtcttatttctccaatccctccttaagattaaaaaaatggagataCCGCTGGCGTTTTTCTTCTGCTTATTTGGGGGGACATGAGAAGGTATTATGGTGAATTTCCTTGGAATGACTATTGCTTCCTTGTCGGAGACCCGTTTTTGTGTGcagagcgcataacagaggtgagtGTCTGGCACGGAGGCTTTTAAATTCCTCGTTTTCTCCCGATCttccaaaccttggtttaaaAGCTTGTCCTCGTACTATATATGATAGAGAGATGACCCGCAACAGGTATTTCAGTATTTCAGTAAATCTCATGCACTTCATAATTATGTCCGTAATCATGTCAAGTCTGTTCTCCAACTTGCCAAAAACTctttcattaataaaaaaatgacgaaatCTTTCAAGATCTGCCTtcaaccctcagaaggcttatggagctgaaggggtccctcctattgttctcggAAACTGTGCCTCCGTGGCTGCATCTTGCCTACTCAAATTCTTCCAATTCTGTCTTTCAgcatctacttttccttcctactgcaagtttgcctacattcagcctgttcttaaAAAGAGTGACTTTTAATTTCTtgcccacttttttttctaatatatcctCAACAATGATTCTTAAACATcaatcacttcacaatcttctatctaatCGCCagatggcttccatcaaggccgCTCTATACTGATCGTCTTCTGACATTCCTtgctgaatcttggtcatcctcttttaggtaTTTTAATGAAACTTAAATATAtccaaagcttttgatagtctgTCACAAAGCGTTGATATCCGCTGTGTTACTCCTCTGCAGGACACCTTTGAGAACCTGGCAGTCTTCTCTCAAAGAAAGTCAgtacagcaggaggagggaggagggaacacGACAACGTGGTTTGGACACAATGTGGCAGTTGCTGTTCCTCACAGTGGCCGCAGGATGGCATTGTACGCACTGCTTGCTGAATTAACGAGAATTTTGGTCGCAGCACGGGATAATGATAGCAAAGCAGCTCCCATTGAAACACACCTGCGGCATTAAGGATAACTGGGAGAGCCATATTTATTGTGAAATGAtatcacccctctctctctctctctctctctctctctctctctctctctctctctctctctctctctctctctctctctctctctctctccgatcaATTAGCAATTAGAGGCTAGGTACTAGGTACATGAGGTGAGAGTGATGGCGCGCAGGgatacacacagaaagacatcCTTGTGTATAGTGAAGTGATAGCGATTTGTTGGGCAGCATAAGCTTCCCGCACAGCTCATGCTGTGTTTACAGTTTGCTAGCGTCACAGTTCCAATTAGTGATTAATTTGGCCTTTGATTTCAGTTTCTGTAATGAATTTGATGAATGAACttgcaacaaaaataaagaatgaaattgCACATGAATTATttattccaacacacacacacacacacacacacacacacacacacacacacacacacacacacacacacacacattggcggTCATTACGTGGACGAACTGTCAGAAGGCATGGGAGGGGATGGGGTCAGTCTTACATGAGCATACTGAACATCCACCACTCCCATACATAGGTCCACAGAGGGAGGATGGGTGTGAGAGGATCAGCCGGTGTACTGTATTGCCCTGGAGAAATTTAGGGCGTTCATTAGATCTTTAGAGGTCCATAAAACATGCCCCCTGCTCCCCATGCTTCCCACGCCTCTACCTACTGGCTGCAGGTAATGGGGGAGACCTAaaactactcctactcctgctactcctgcaCCGGTACATTTCACTTTATGGCGGCGGCACTGGCCATGCATGCAACACTGTTCGCTAAAAAGTAAGGCAGTTAGAATGGCTGAAGCCGATCGAAATGAGAAGCAAATATGTAAAGAAAGCAATGGAAGGCAAAACAAGCAATTCACATGACGAGAATATGAACAGCCTGTTAATTATCTTGGGTATGTTTGAAAGTTActgttaacaccaccaccaccaccactactactactactactactactactactactactactactactactactactactgctgctactattgttgttattccatTGCTGCTTTTcctgcacaacaacaacaagaatgtATATACACAATcacgtcatgagagagagagagagagagagagagagagagagagagagaataacaccaATGGTAATGACGATGAGGAGgtcagagagagttagccaagagTGGAATAAATGTGTTGAAGCCTCCATCCCTCGACACACTGCCAGTACACGAGATCGCTACACTCTTAGCCAGTTCcagtctccttttccttttcgtttgcTATCTAACCAACGAGATTACTGTACTTCAGCCGCGATCAGGTTCCATGGTCAATGCTGGCCGGTGTTTTTCGTGTGGGAGCGAACGAAAGAGGAACTGGTAAAACAAAACGGTTAATTCCATATAGTCTTTTTTGTAAGCTATTCAACCCAATGTCGGACCTCTATGGGGGCTGGGAACTAAGTGGGGATCTTTGTTTAgtaatttttgttatcattggccagtttttttttcctgtttacataaaaaaaagaaaagaaaaacgcttCTCGAACACATAGGAGACTGTCAAACTGAACTAAGCTTTACGGCTCCACAAAttccaagggagagagagagagagagagagagagagagagagagagagagagagagagagagagagaactgactaTACGAAATTTTTtgccccttcagtaacatgaaacgttttcctatttttcttattatttcgtgattttatacagctttaaaaacttatgtgggggatttaaaatagtgaagactctactCATTAAtcgtctgtcctccatagacccttcctaatgtcaataaaatcgtctaattgatCCCAAAACTttcggtaaaaatgcgtcccagtagtgaaggggttaagttgacTGGAGCTAATTTGGTAACATTTGATTCATTGTAATTTCCAGGTAATGTTTCAGGTAGAGGGATGCGGAAGGTGGGAGGTGGAGCGGTGATATAAAGAATTAAGGGTAGATACGTACAAGGAAGGagcaggtgtatgtgtgtgtgtgtgtgtgtaattcactgtatgatctgctgcagtctctgacgagacagccagacgttaccctacggaacgagctcagagctcattatttccgatcttcggatagggtgtgtgtgtgtgtgtaattcactgtttgatctgctgcagtctctgacgagacagccagacgttaccctacggaacgagctcagagctcattatttccgatcttgggataggtctgagaccaggcacacgccacacaccgggacaacaaggttacaactcctcgatttacatcccgtacctactcactgctaggtgaacaggagctacacgtgaaaggagacacacccaaatatctccaaccggccggggaatcgaaccccggtcatctggcttgtgaagccagcgctctaaccactgagctaccgggccgtgtgtgtgtgtgtgtgtgtgtgtgtgtgtgtgtgtgtgtttgactggaAGCTTGTGACAACACTAGCTGACAGGTCGAGAAATTGAGTATTGACGCTCAACACACCACGCTGCAGCCTTTCTGTACCTTAATTAGGCGAGACAGAAACACCTTAAAagtaaccgtgtgtgtgtgtgtgtgtgtgtgtgtgtgtgtgtgtgtgtgtgtgtgtgtgtgtgtgtgtgtgtgtgtgtgtgttttgtggacaTGCAGCAGGTCAGTGTGTTCTCAGGTGTTACTAACGACTTCAGAACTGGGATgtgtttttatcttgatttctgggcacaattagaccatttcattgacatcataaaaggtctatggagatcagaagattaataatggccagagtcttcactctttcaatccccaacatgagtttctgaagctatataaaatcaccagagtgaatatggaaacgcgtcatggtatactgaaggggttaagaaacaAAGGAATGCTGTCAGAAAGTGTACACACATACTGACGGACATCAGCAGCAATCATCCTTCTCCGTGGCACTCAGCCGAACCGTATCTTGGCAACCACCGTCATAAATCTACATTACAAACGCCACTACACTGTCAATCTGCCTGTCGTCGAACTAATGCACCACAAGCAGgtacactttacaaatacaaccAACGCTATACACAGCTGAGTAATGTACAACTATCATCTGAAGCGACAGTACAAAATTTCaacagaaaaattaaattaaataaaaacaaagtaaatagatataaaagaaatagtgGAAATTTGTGGTGTGGGGAGGCAAAGAgcagcttcagagagagagagagagagagagagagagagagagtcttcggTGCTACTGTTGTGTTCTTCTGATACATCATAATGCAACGTGGCTACAGAcgggcagtgagtgagtgagtgtggttaTGTATGCACGGTAGGAGTCCCTCACGCCTCTTCCTGCTAAGACAGTGTgagcaaagaaaataaggagactgAGAAAGGCCAGTTGACCTACGTACACAAGGCAcctcctgaaacacacacacacacacacacacacacacacacacacacacacacacacacacacacacacacacacacacacacacacacacacacacacacacacacacacacacacacacacacacacacccggtagctcagtggttacacacacacacacacacacacccggtagctcagtggttagagcgctggcttcacaagccagaggaccggggttcgattccccggccgggtggagatatttgtgtgtctcctttcacgtgtagcccctgttcacctagcagtgagtaggtacgggatgtgaatcgaggagttgtgaccttgttgtcccggtgtgtggtgtgtgcctggtctcaggcctatccgaagatcggaaataatgagctctgagctcgttccgtagggtaacgtctggctgtctcgtcagagactacagcagatcaaacagtgaaacacacacacacacacacacacacacacacacacgtacattagTGACTCAATGAATGAATCAATGGGTGAAGGTCATGCACTTCGAACATCTACTCATTGTGACTCACTGGAGAGTagatgaatattgaaaaaagaaaaaaagaaaagaaaaggaaatagtcGCTTTGTTTACACCACGATACAGTGtagggaataaaaataaaataaataaattagttaggtaagtaaataaatgggaCAGCgataacaattacaacaacaacaacaacaacacactaataatcATGTGTCGGAATGGAGAGTGTGCAGGATCGTGCAGCGCTGGGCTTGCCACACGGCGGCTGAAAGGTGAGGGGCCACCACACATGTACTGGTGTTTTTCGTAATGCTCCCCTCACCCAGCCCAGCACATACTCCCGGTGGGCGAGACACTGATTGTCATCCATCACGGCACCCGACACGCGACAAACACATTGCCGCAGAGTCAAATAACGCATCGCACGTGGTATAGTGGTGTTTGTTCTGACtggaatgataacaataatgataacaaaatatataacagTGATGGTAATAGctttaattattatcattattataagaacaacaaaactacagctaacgataataataatgataacgatgattgCAATgacagcaatagcaacagtagcaacagcaataacaccaccagcagtaacaacaataaaaacaacaacaacaacagcaaaatataaataaataagtgaataaataaacagatgaataaatagataaataaataacccatGAGGTACAAACGTGAATAAACACAATGAACAAACACATATACAAGAGATATTGGTGGTAACTTTTCTCAGTGAGGGTTGGACAGGTGTGGCGTGACGTAAAACTCTGCCGGCTCACAATCTCTTTCATTTCACTCTTTCGCGCACTCTTTTCTCGACTTAAACCTTCCCACACACAATTATCTCTGTTTATTTGCGTGTTTTGTGTCCTCAGCATGTCGCGTCGCCAAGCTTAGTGATTCAGTAATGTAAGAAAGAGAAGTTAGGTAGCGAATACATGAGGAAACACACCAATCTTTTAGTCCTGCTCAGATTCAAAGGCGAACCAGCTGTTACCAATTACAGGACACTTGCCGCCCCCTGCGTCGGCTTGCACgtcactctttctcctctctctctctctctctctctctctctctctctcacacgcaaaacactactactactactactactactactactactactactactactactactactactactacgactaccactactactactactactactactactactactacttttttttctctatacacacaaacacaaacactcacgtacacacacacacacacacacacacacacacacacacacacacacacaagaaggagCGAGAAAGTGAAGGttaaaacatacatatatataaaaaaaaaaaaaaaaacacggatatgaagtgtaggaaaaaaaaaaaaactaaatataaaaaaaaaaaataaataaataataataataataataataataataaaaaaaccatgaactgaataaaacatacacacacattattcacaAACTTCAACGCAACAAGCAAGAAATCTACCAACATCACATACCTCTTCACTTTATAAGGATAAGATGTGAAGAAgacaatcaaataaataaataaaaacacctgaTATTAAAATTTAGTCTCTACAGGCTACGCATTTattgaaggaaaacaggaatggCGTCAGACCTCCCATAACCCGAGGCTCCAGGTGTGTGGCACGAATGTTTGCTGACGTCACTGAAGGCTGCGTGACGTCAAGCTGTTCCTGAAGGCCGCGTGATGTCTTCagtagccgagagagagagagagagagagagagagagagagagagagagagagagagagagaggaggaggaggaggaggaggaggaggaggaggagaggagaagaagaagaagaagaagaagaagaagaagaagaagaagaagaagaagaagaagaagaggaaaaataagaaaagaagaaaaagaacaacaataacaacaacaacaacaacaatattaagaggaacaagaagcaaggagagagagagagagagagagagagagtagaagcagAGGGATAAGCCTGCCTGCATGGGACCCACCTCTCccttgcccttccctcccttcccctcccctcccgtccATCATCAACCTTCCCgcgcacctccaccacctcggCGATGAAGAAGCACCAACTCCtcggaaatgaaaataaatagcgAAGTCGCCCCCTCCGTTATCAGGTTCCCTCATGTTATCttttgcctccctcctcctccctttcaacTCTGCTCTTCACACCTGCCTGCCGTCGTTCACCGCTGCCCCACTTCCCGGCAGTAACGAGTGAACAAACCAGTAAAGGAAATATTAGCTTACTTTTCAGTGCACCCATTTAATCGTGAAATTTATTAGATCCGGATAcagaaacgctttattctctcgccacgactattttccaaggccacagagatgattaactggggttttcaagagtgtttttccagttagtaatatagaaatcttgtcactctgcgtctagaattgtaaaaaaaacttgcttaaaaacgctttattctctcagcacggatattttccaaggccacagagatgattagctggggttttcaagagtgtttttccagttagtaatgtagaaatcttgtcactctgcctctagaaccgtaaaaacctGCTTAAAAATGCTATATTACCTCacaatgactattttccaaggccacatagatgatcGGTGGagtttttcaagagtttctccagttaataatcttgtcactctgcctctaaaaccgtaaaaacaccttaaaaagaactcgtgtcaatttaaataaagccttctcAAATAgatgaggtgaagcacagaaacgtttgaaaatacgagcttTATTAGAACgtgtgtgatttttctttctttctttcttttttttttttttgacaaccTAGCTAGCTCTGGTAAAATTTTAAACGCTAATCCATTCGGAGGAGATACGAGACAGAGGAGGGAGCGAAAAGAGAGTggtagaatgaaggaaatagtttGTTAGGGGAGGGGGGGATGAAGTGGGGCGATGAAgggcagaggcagaggcagaggcgaAGGCAAGGCACTAGTATCTTTGGTCGATATTTTAAAGCGACAGAGGCGTGGCAGGTCTCCCTCGCCCTCTGACCTCTGCctcgcc
The sequence above is drawn from the Portunus trituberculatus isolate SZX2019 chromosome 41, ASM1759143v1, whole genome shotgun sequence genome and encodes:
- the LOC123517205 gene encoding integumentary mucin C.1-like isoform X1 produces the protein MGRFWLLVVAWVHLLLLFGSSPSEGITSSLFHRSKPSHQCGTSYFATQVTSAVACGAICSTEDKCLGFSLGVAMNSKRRCEVVETSDNCNKNSNFDYYSRSGTKTTTTSSMSTATVPPSTTPTTTATTTPTTTTTPPPSTTTATATTTTPPPTTTTTATTIPTTTTTPPPSTTPTTTATTTATTTTTPPASTTTTATTTTLPPSTTPTTPTTVTTPTSTTPQSSTTLTTASSAVLLEAQTDEVVTGIQTDNSKKILTDLMTQQLQWVGSEYSKLEGEQCDANGAITATLSDTSKFWCRPISGSVSISDCSDEKVSSSTKKSNCPADHVGVAVSPGSSWAYIKCCRLTT
- the LOC123517205 gene encoding integumentary mucin C.1-like isoform X2, with the protein product MGRFWLLVVAWVHLLLLFGSSPSEGITSSLFHRSKPSHQCGTSYFATQVTSAVACGAICSTEDKCLGFSLGVAMNSKRRCEVVETSDNCNKNSNFDYYSRSGTKTTTTSSMSTATVPPSTTPTTTATTTPTTTTTPPPSTTTATATTTTPPPTTTTTATTIPTTTTTPPPSTTPTTTATTTATTTTTPPASTTTTATTTTLPPSTTPTTPTTVTTPTSTTPQSSTTLTTASSAVLLEAQTDEVVTGIQTDNSKKILTDLMTQQLQWVGSEYSKLEGEQCDANGAITATLSDTSKFW